The genomic region CGCACCTGGACCGCCGAGCGCAACGTGCGTGGCAACCGTCAGGGTGGCGCGCAGTTGCACAGCTGGCTGCCGCGTACCTTGGGCGAAGAAGCGACGGCCCTGCAATTGCAGCGTTATCAGCAGCAGCCGGAAGATCTGGCTGAACAACTGCCGCGTATCGAGCGCATTCAGGTCTGGCTGCACCATGCACGCAATGTGCTGGATATCCCGGAAATGGATCGACTGTACGGTGAACTGAACAAGCTGGCGCAACTGGCCAACGAGCCGACGATCACTGACGAACTGCTCGACGCACGCAAGCAGCAGGCGATTGCGGTTTACCAGAATCGCGCTTGGAAAATGCTCCTGCGCATGTAAAACCGCTTTCGCGAGCAGGCTCGCTCCCACAGGGGATTGCATTCCAATGTGGGAGCGAGCCTGCTCGCGAAGAGGCCAGCAGCCTTGCCTCAAACCGGCAGGCTGGTGGTGGACTTGATCTCCGACAGCGCCACAATCGAATTCACCTCCTGAATCCCCGGCACCAGCGACAGCTTCTCGAAGAAGAACCGCTCATACGCCTCAATGTCCGCCGCAACAATGCGCAGTAAAAAATCCACCGCGCCCATCAGCACATAACACTCCAGCACTTCCGGAAAGCCGCGAATCGCTTCGGTGAACTCAGTGAAGTTCGAACGCCCGTGCGCGTTGAGTTTGATCTCGGCAAAGATCTGCGTATTCAGGCCAATCTTCTTGCGATCGAGCAAAGTCACCTGGCCGCGAATGATCCCCTCCTCCTTCATCCGCTGAATCCGCCGCCAGCACGGCGATTGCGACAGGCCGACCTGCTCGGCGATCTGCGCACTCGACAGTGAAGCGTCCTCTTGCAGCAGGGCGAGAATCTTGCGGTCGTAGCTGTCCAACTCGCTGTGCATAGAAAAACCTCAATAACCGGATTATGCGAATTGATCTTTTCGATCAGCCGTCATTAACGCCGATCATAGCCAAGAAATACCCCGCGCCGAATGTAAAAATTCCTCCAGAGATTTTGGAGACTCGCCATGCCGCACCTCGAAGCCGTAACCACCGCGCCAACCCGCGCCGATGTCTGGAGCGTCAGCAACACCCATTGCCTGGCGCAGTATCAGATTCTCGCCGAGGCTGAGCCGGACTTGCTGGTGCGGGTGCTCAACCTGTTCGCACTGCAATTCCTCACACCGGAACAAGTCACCGTGCAGCGAATGGATGACTTGATGTCGATCGACATTGTCATGGGCGGTTTCAGTTGGCATCGCGCGCAAGTGATCGCGGAAAAACTTCGTAACTTGATCAGCGTTTGCTCGGTGAACCTGCAAAACGCCGACAGCTTCTGGGATGCACCCGCGCAAGCCGCTGGCTGACAAATCCGGCAACGGCTTCGTCGGGTAGTGGCCCAACGGTCTGCGGGGCCACGACTATCCTTTTGCGCACTGTCGCTCAAAAGGAAGCCCGCATGTCCGTTCAACTCGCCACTCAGGACCGCTGGCTGGAACTCAACGAGGTGCTGCGTGAACTGGTCGCCCAAGGCTTTATCGGCCAGGACTCGGCGGAGCAGGCACTGAATGCCCGCCGTCGCCATGCAGCCCACGGCCAGATGCACCCGCTGGAATTCATCGCCAGTCAGCAACTCGATGACCTTAGCCGTCCAGGCAAACACCTCGATCTGGAAAGCCTGACCCTGTGGCTGGCGCAGCAGGCCGGTCAGCCGTACCTGCGCATCGATCCGTTGAAAATCAACGTCGCCGCGATCACGCCGTTGATGTCTTACGCCTTCGCACAACGGCACAAGATTCTCGCCGTAGCGGTCGACCGCGACTCCGTCACCGTGGCCAGTGCCCAGCCTTACGTCACCGGATGGGAAGCCGATCTCACCCACGTATTGAAGCTGCCGATCAAGCGGGTGGTGGCCAACCCGGCGGATATCCAGCGCTTCAGCGTCGAGTTCTTCCGCCTGGCCAAATCGGTCAGCGGCGCCAGCAATGGCGATCAGCAGAGCGGTAACCTCGGCAACTTCGAACAACTGCTCAACCTCGGCGCCAGCGATCAGGAGCCGGACGCCAACGACGCGCACATCGTCAACATCGTCGACTGGCTGTTCCAGTACGCCTTCCAACAGCGTGCCAGCGATATCCATATCGAACCGCGCCGCGAGCAAGGCACCGTGCGTTTTCGCATCGACGGCGTGCTGCACAACGTCTATCAATTTCCGCCGCAGGTGACCATGGCGATAGTCAGTCGCCTGAAAAGCCTCGGGCGGATGAACGTCGCCGAAAAGCGCAAACCCCAGGACGGCCGGGTCAAGACCAAGACCCCGGATGGCGGCGAAGTCGAGTTGCGCCTTTCAACGCTCCCCACCGC from Pseudomonas tensinigenes harbors:
- a CDS encoding Lrp/AsnC family transcriptional regulator; this encodes MHSELDSYDRKILALLQEDASLSSAQIAEQVGLSQSPCWRRIQRMKEEGIIRGQVTLLDRKKIGLNTQIFAEIKLNAHGRSNFTEFTEAIRGFPEVLECYVLMGAVDFLLRIVAADIEAYERFFFEKLSLVPGIQEVNSIVALSEIKSTTSLPV
- a CDS encoding GspE/PulE family protein, with amino-acid sequence MSVQLATQDRWLELNEVLRELVAQGFIGQDSAEQALNARRRHAAHGQMHPLEFIASQQLDDLSRPGKHLDLESLTLWLAQQAGQPYLRIDPLKINVAAITPLMSYAFAQRHKILAVAVDRDSVTVASAQPYVTGWEADLTHVLKLPIKRVVANPADIQRFSVEFFRLAKSVSGASNGDQQSGNLGNFEQLLNLGASDQEPDANDAHIVNIVDWLFQYAFQQRASDIHIEPRREQGTVRFRIDGVLHNVYQFPPQVTMAIVSRLKSLGRMNVAEKRKPQDGRVKTKTPDGGEVELRLSTLPTAFGEKMVMRIFDPEVLLKDFDQLGFSADDLRRWQDMTRQPNGIILVTGPTGSGKTTTLYTTLKKLATPEVNLCTIEDPIEMVEPAFNQMQVQHNIDLSFAAGVRALMRQDPDIIMIGEIRDLETAEMAIQAALTGHLVLSTLHTNDAPSAISRLLELGVPHYLIKATVLGVMAQRLVRTLCPHCKAPLTLEDEDWQTLTRPWQAPLPGNAQRAIGCVECRDTGYRGRAGVYEIMQLSDSLKAFITPDTDLTAIRRQAFKEGMRSLRLSGAQKVAAGMTTVEEVLRVTPQSEQK